The following coding sequences are from one Cervus canadensis isolate Bull #8, Minnesota chromosome 4, ASM1932006v1, whole genome shotgun sequence window:
- the LEAP2 gene encoding liver-expressed antimicrobial peptide 2 codes for MWHLKLFALLMICMLPLAQVDGSPIPELSSAKRRPRRMTPFWRGVSLRPIGASCRDDSECITRLCRKRRCSLSVAQE; via the exons ATGTGGCACCTTAAACTCTTTGCACTACTCATGATTTGCATGTTGCCGTTAGCCCAG GTAGATGGCTCGCCAATACCAGAACTGAGTTCAGCAAAGAGAAGGCCGAGGAGAATGACCCCATTTTGGAGGGGGGTTTCCCTCAGGCCGATTGGAGCCTCCTGTCGGGATGATTCTGAATGTATCACGAGGCTATGCAG GAAAAGACGCTGCTCCCTAAGTGTGGCCCAGGAATGA
- the LOC122439933 gene encoding cytochrome b-c1 complex subunit 8, which produces MGREFGHLTRVRHVITYSLSPFEQRAFPHYFSKGIPNVMRRTRACILRVAPPFVVFYLVYTWGMQEFEKSKRKNPAAYENDK; this is translated from the exons ATGGGCCGCGAATTTGGGCATCTGACACGGGTGCGGCATGTGATCACCTACAGCTTGTCGCCCTTCGAGCAGCGCGCCTTCCCGCACTACTTCAGCAAGGGCATCCCCAACGTGATGCGCCGGACTCGGGCGTGCATCCTTCGCGTCGCGCCGC cgTTTGTAGTGTTTTATCTTGTCTACACATGGGGAATGCAGGAGTTTGAGAAATCGAAGAGGAAGAATCCAGCTGCCTATGAAAATGACAAATAA